From a single Fusobacterium ulcerans ATCC 49185 genomic region:
- a CDS encoding ABC transporter permease, with translation MNFIESLKSAIQSLKGNKMRSFLTMLGIIIGISSVITMSAIGKGGQENITGNLKEGGYGKFSISVDKQDEEFRWKYLLDDSIIDKIKESGKFKAVSPKISSNFAVKIGERKEMMFLSVTTPDFEEIDKIDIVYGRNILPFEYESGEKVITIDQLTARALFTNEKNAVGQTVELSQGRRGNDITYKIVGVYKNPLEQMIKIMGGRRIPRFLRMPLNTYDKLFDLQSGGYTSLIVESKDPEKLAESMTDAKKLMADITGIEELYEVNAESNAAASFDNILSTLNIFVTFVAGISLFVGGIGVMNIMLVSVIERTKEIGIRKAIGATNADIMIQFLMESIILTGLGGILGIIIGVLLGIGIGFVVKIPPIFSTVSIVSSLIVSTGIGIIFGVTPAKKAAQLNPVDALRSE, from the coding sequence ATGAATTTTATAGAAAGTTTGAAGAGTGCCATTCAGAGTCTTAAAGGAAATAAAATGAGATCATTTCTTACTATGCTGGGAATAATAATAGGAATTTCTTCTGTTATAACTATGTCAGCAATAGGAAAAGGTGGTCAGGAAAATATAACAGGTAACCTCAAAGAAGGAGGTTATGGGAAATTTTCAATATCTGTAGATAAACAGGATGAAGAATTCAGATGGAAATATCTTCTAGATGACAGTATTATAGATAAAATAAAAGAGAGTGGAAAATTTAAAGCTGTCAGTCCTAAAATCAGCAGCAACTTTGCAGTAAAAATTGGCGAAAGAAAAGAAATGATGTTTCTCAGTGTAACTACTCCAGATTTTGAAGAAATTGATAAAATTGATATTGTCTATGGAAGAAATATTCTTCCTTTTGAATATGAAAGTGGAGAAAAAGTTATAACAATAGATCAACTTACAGCTAGAGCACTTTTTACCAATGAAAAGAATGCAGTGGGACAAACTGTGGAGCTTTCACAAGGGAGAAGAGGAAATGATATAACATATAAGATAGTTGGAGTGTATAAAAATCCTCTGGAACAGATGATAAAAATAATGGGAGGGCGTAGAATACCAAGATTTTTAAGAATGCCTCTCAACACTTATGATAAACTTTTTGATTTGCAGTCAGGAGGTTATACTTCATTGATAGTAGAATCAAAAGATCCAGAAAAATTAGCTGAGAGTATGACTGATGCTAAAAAACTTATGGCAGATATAACAGGAATAGAAGAATTATATGAAGTAAATGCTGAGTCTAATGCAGCAGCTTCTTTTGATAATATATTATCTACTTTAAATATATTTGTTACCTTTGTTGCTGGAATATCTCTTTTTGTAGGAGGTATTGGAGTAATGAATATAATGCTGGTAAGTGTAATAGAAAGAACAAAAGAAATAGGTATCAGAAAAGCAATAGGGGCAACTAATGCAGATATAATGATACAGTTTTTGATGGAATCTATCATTTTAACAGGACTTGGAGGAATACTTGGAATAATTATAGGAGTTCTTTTAGGGATTGGAATTGGTTTTGTAGTAAAAATACCACCAATTTTCTCAACAGTTTCTATTGTTTCTTCTTTAATAGTTTCAACAGGAATAGGAATAATATTTGGGGTAACACCAGCTAAAAAAGCGGCACAGCTTAACCCAGTAGATGCTTTAAGAAGTGAATAA
- a CDS encoding YheT family hydrolase — protein MDYKPSLFFRNAHINTCFPTLFRRISVNYTRERIATPDEDFLDIDWIKNGNNKVIVLCHGLEGSSRSKYIQGTAKYFSERGWDILAMNYRGCSGELNKKVTFYHMGQTYDLETVLEKTKEYKELVIAGFSLGANLVLKYMGEREVYPVNLLCGMAVSPPCDLVSNSIAFRKLGNIIYRKYFVNKLKEKAAQKAFLYPTKINMNLISKVEDIEDFDNLFTAPLNGYLDAIDYYEKTSSINFIPDIKKKTFILMPLDDPIMSKKCYPFKEAAENDYVELETPKYGGHVGFARLCSKTYWLEERLFEYVKNAEEKN, from the coding sequence TTGGACTATAAACCATCATTATTTTTTAGAAATGCTCACATAAATACTTGTTTTCCAACTCTTTTCAGAAGAATAAGCGTTAATTACACTAGAGAAAGAATAGCAACACCTGATGAAGATTTTTTAGATATTGACTGGATAAAAAATGGAAATAATAAAGTAATTGTATTATGTCATGGATTAGAAGGAAGTTCTAGAAGCAAATATATACAGGGAACAGCTAAATATTTTTCAGAGAGAGGCTGGGATATACTTGCTATGAATTACAGAGGATGTAGTGGAGAATTAAATAAAAAGGTTACTTTTTATCATATGGGACAGACATATGATTTAGAAACTGTGCTTGAAAAAACAAAAGAATATAAGGAATTGGTAATAGCAGGATTCAGTTTAGGAGCAAATCTTGTACTGAAGTATATGGGAGAAAGAGAAGTTTATCCAGTTAATCTTTTATGTGGAATGGCGGTATCTCCTCCTTGCGACCTTGTTTCCAATTCTATTGCCTTTAGAAAGTTGGGAAATATAATTTACAGAAAATATTTTGTTAATAAATTGAAAGAAAAAGCTGCTCAAAAGGCTTTTTTATACCCAACTAAAATAAATATGAACCTTATATCTAAAGTGGAAGATATTGAAGATTTTGATAATTTATTTACTGCTCCTTTAAACGGATATTTAGATGCAATTGATTATTATGAAAAAACAAGCAGTATAAATTTTATTCCTGATATAAAGAAAAAAACTTTTATATTAATGCCTTTAGACGATCCTATAATGTCTAAAAAATGCTATCCATTTAAAGAAGCAGCAGAAAATGATTATGTAGAATTAGAAACTCCTAAATATGGAGGACATGTAGGGTTTGCAAGACTATGCTCGAAAACTTACTGGCTGGAAGAAAGATTATTTGAATATGTAAAAAATGCAGAAGAAAAAAATTAA
- a CDS encoding LysE family translocator, translated as MFGIVNYTMFLTSCLILHITPGSDTMYILGKSMSKDKKTGVVSVLGISTGVLVHTLLAAFGLSIILAKSAAAFNTVKYMGAAYLVYMGIKTILDKKTLFMNDKKEEKKKLKEVYFQGVITNVLNPKVALFFLAFLPQFIDVNNNYGVIPFLLLGLSFFITSSLYGIVLASFASSAAGLIAKKPGASKMMTKISGCIYIFLGLSLLRAKLKN; from the coding sequence ATGTTTGGAATAGTAAATTATACAATGTTTTTAACATCATGTTTAATATTGCACATTACACCAGGATCAGATACTATGTATATCTTGGGAAAATCTATGTCTAAAGATAAAAAAACTGGAGTAGTATCAGTTTTAGGAATTTCCACAGGGGTGCTGGTACATACTTTATTAGCTGCTTTTGGATTATCTATTATACTTGCAAAGTCAGCTGCAGCATTTAATACTGTAAAATATATGGGAGCAGCATATCTTGTATATATGGGAATTAAAACTATCTTAGATAAAAAGACTTTGTTTATGAATGATAAAAAAGAAGAGAAGAAAAAACTTAAAGAAGTTTATTTTCAAGGGGTAATAACAAATGTATTAAATCCTAAAGTAGCCTTATTTTTTCTTGCTTTTCTACCTCAATTTATAGATGTGAATAATAATTATGGAGTAATTCCATTTCTCTTATTAGGATTAAGTTTTTTTATCACAAGCAGTTTATATGGAATAGTTCTTGCTTCTTTTGCTTCTTCAGCAGCAGGGTTAATAGCTAAAAAGCCTGGAGCTTCTAAAATGATGACTAAAATATCTGGATGTATATATATTTTTCTAGGGTTAAGTTTGCTAAGAGCTAAATTAAAAAATTAA
- the glyA gene encoding serine hydroxymethyltransferase has translation MKDLEKLFIDDKEIYDAIEAEKKRQNEGIELIASENFVSESILEAAGSVMTNKYAEGYPDKRYYGGCECVDIAEKLAIERAKKLFDVKFVNVQPHSGSQANMGVYKALLNIGDTILGMKLDHGGHLTHGKNVNFSGKDYNVYSYSVRMDDEHIDYDEVEKLAMEVKPKLIVAGASAYSRTIDFKKFREIADKAGAILMVDMAHIAGLVAAGEHPSPVPYAHVVTTTTHKTLRGPRGGVIMTNDEEIAKKIDKAIFPGIQGGPLMHIIAAKAVAFKQALEPEFKEYQKQVVKNAKVLAEALGAGGLRVVSGGTDNHMVLIDVKANKKLTGAQVEKALGKAGITVNKNGIPYDTEKPMITSGIRIGSPAMTSRGMKEAEMKEIANFILQVVDNIDNDEKLAEIKEEVKKLCLKFPLYD, from the coding sequence ATGAAAGATTTAGAAAAACTTTTTATTGATGACAAAGAAATTTATGATGCTATAGAAGCTGAGAAAAAAAGACAAAATGAAGGAATAGAACTTATCGCTTCGGAAAACTTTGTATCAGAATCGATATTAGAAGCAGCTGGAAGCGTAATGACTAATAAATATGCTGAAGGTTACCCTGACAAAAGATACTATGGTGGATGTGAGTGTGTAGATATAGCTGAAAAATTAGCAATTGAAAGAGCTAAAAAACTTTTTGATGTAAAATTTGTTAATGTACAGCCACATTCTGGATCACAAGCTAATATGGGAGTGTATAAGGCTCTTTTAAATATAGGTGATACTATTTTAGGAATGAAATTGGATCATGGTGGGCATTTGACTCATGGTAAAAATGTAAATTTCTCTGGAAAAGATTATAATGTTTATTCTTACAGTGTAAGAATGGATGATGAGCATATAGATTATGATGAAGTTGAAAAACTAGCAATGGAAGTTAAGCCAAAACTTATAGTTGCTGGGGCAAGTGCATATTCTAGAACAATAGATTTCAAAAAATTCAGAGAAATAGCTGATAAAGCTGGAGCTATACTCATGGTAGACATGGCTCATATAGCTGGACTGGTCGCTGCTGGAGAACATCCAAGCCCTGTTCCATATGCTCATGTAGTCACTACAACTACTCATAAAACATTAAGAGGACCTCGTGGTGGAGTAATAATGACTAATGATGAAGAGATAGCTAAAAAAATAGACAAAGCTATTTTCCCAGGAATACAAGGTGGACCTTTAATGCATATAATTGCTGCAAAAGCTGTTGCATTTAAACAGGCTCTTGAACCTGAATTTAAAGAATATCAAAAACAAGTTGTAAAAAATGCAAAAGTATTGGCTGAAGCTTTAGGTGCTGGAGGACTAAGAGTTGTCAGTGGTGGAACTGATAACCATATGGTGCTTATAGATGTAAAAGCAAATAAAAAGCTTACTGGAGCTCAAGTAGAAAAGGCTCTTGGTAAAGCTGGAATTACAGTTAATAAAAATGGAATTCCTTATGATACTGAAAAACCAATGATTACAAGCGGAATCAGAATAGGATCTCCTGCTATGACTTCTAGAGGTATGAAAGAGGCTGAAATGAAAGAAATTGCCAATTTTATTCTTCAAGTAGTAGATAATATTGATAATGATGAAAAATTAGCTGAAATTAAAGAAGAAGTTAAAAAACTTTGCTTAAAATTTCCATTATATGACTAA
- a CDS encoding GNAT family N-acetyltransferase, producing the protein MKIEITNVLTEKQKDNINNLQKTCNDFENLKGEVFLSNEINFNKDIPCFFLGYEEEKLVAFLTIFVPTREEGEISTFTHPAYRKKGNFKRLLKEAVEALRKNGVPKILFVAEPESYTSKEVLKKIGETKLIRSEYTMSYLKEKFQKNKNRKGLKFKLASEDNKKIYSQITEEIFKMSEGTSNNFVENAIKSTDRDAYIGYLNSEKIGVFNMNYTEDGVFLYGLGIRECFQRKGYGEEFLNFALEKAFEKGEKAVLDVDSDNMPAYNLYKKLGFKIDFQADYYEYYI; encoded by the coding sequence GTGAAAATTGAAATTACAAATGTGCTTACAGAAAAACAAAAAGACAATATTAATAACCTTCAAAAAACTTGTAATGATTTTGAAAATCTGAAAGGAGAAGTTTTTTTATCCAATGAAATAAATTTTAATAAAGATATTCCTTGTTTTTTTCTTGGATATGAAGAAGAAAAATTGGTAGCTTTTCTAACTATTTTTGTTCCAACCAGAGAAGAGGGAGAAATATCAACTTTTACACATCCTGCTTATAGGAAAAAAGGTAATTTTAAAAGGCTTCTTAAAGAGGCAGTAGAAGCTTTAAGAAAAAATGGAGTACCCAAGATATTATTTGTAGCAGAGCCTGAAAGCTATACTTCTAAAGAAGTTTTAAAGAAAATTGGGGAAACAAAATTGATAAGATCAGAATATACAATGAGTTATTTAAAAGAAAAATTTCAAAAAAATAAGAATAGAAAAGGATTAAAATTTAAACTGGCTTCTGAAGATAATAAAAAGATATATTCTCAAATAACAGAAGAGATATTTAAAATGTCTGAAGGAACAAGTAATAATTTTGTGGAAAATGCGATAAAATCAACTGATAGAGATGCTTATATAGGATATCTTAATAGTGAAAAAATAGGTGTTTTTAATATGAATTATACTGAAGATGGAGTTTTTCTATATGGTCTGGGAATAAGAGAGTGTTTTCAAAGAAAAGGATATGGAGAAGAATTTTTAAATTTTGCTTTGGAGAAAGCTTTTGAAAAAGGAGAAAAGGCTGTTCTTGATGTGGATTCAGATAATATGCCTGCTTATAATTTATATAAAAAATTAGGATTTAAAATAGATTTTCAAGCAGACTATTATGAGTATTATATTTAA
- the dtd gene encoding D-aminoacyl-tRNA deacylase, translating into MRAVIQRVKHSSVTVDGKILGEIGNGLLVLLGVTHTDTEKEVNWMASKVKDLRIFEDAEGKMNLGLEDIKGELLVISQFTLYGNCIKGRRPGFTEAARPDLAEPLYEKFLEKCRSFGIKTECGEFGADMKVELLNDGPVTMIIDTKDIANLK; encoded by the coding sequence ATGAGAGCAGTTATTCAAAGAGTAAAACATTCAAGTGTCACTGTAGATGGAAAAATTTTGGGAGAGATAGGAAATGGTCTTCTTGTACTTCTTGGTGTGACACATACAGATACAGAAAAAGAAGTGAACTGGATGGCTTCTAAAGTAAAAGATCTTAGAATATTTGAAGATGCAGAAGGGAAGATGAATTTAGGACTGGAAGATATAAAAGGAGAACTCCTAGTTATATCTCAATTTACTCTCTATGGTAATTGCATCAAAGGACGTCGTCCAGGATTCACAGAAGCTGCCAGACCAGACCTTGCTGAGCCATTATATGAAAAATTTTTAGAAAAATGCAGAAGTTTTGGAATAAAAACTGAATGTGGAGAATTTGGTGCAGATATGAAAGTGGAACTTCTTAATGATGGTCCTGTTACGATGATAATTGATACAAAAGATATTGCAAATTTAAAATAA
- a CDS encoding nicotinate phosphoribosyltransferase: MGKEIVLTEFARVINSDRYQYTESDIFLMEHMEGKEAVFDVFFRKTEDGGFAVVSGVQEVINLIEILNSTSEEEKRMYFSKLIHEEQLVEYLSKIKFTGDIYAMRDGEIAYPNEPVITVKAPLIEAKILETPILNIMNMQMAIATKASRVTRAAYPVQVSSFGSRRAHGFDSAVAGNKAAIIGGCVSHSNLVTEYKYGVPSIGTMAHSYIQTFGVGSHAERIAFDTFIKHRRNRKSNALILLIDTYNTIGIGIRNAIDSFKACGIDDNYPGVYGIRIDSGDLAYLSKKCRAMLDEAGLTKAKIFLTNSLNEELIRSLREQGVCADTYGVGDEIAVSKSNPCFGGVYKIVEIDNEPVIKLSEDIIKISNPGFKEVYRIYDKDGLAYADLVTLVKNDSDKEKLINGKDITIRDEKYDFKFSDLKEGAYSVKKLTRTYVKDGEVVADEYEKLFDVLGSQKYYLESLEKISAERKRLENPHKYKVDLSENLIKLKYDMIKTIQSEILKDDSRKK; the protein is encoded by the coding sequence ATGGGAAAAGAAATAGTTTTAACAGAGTTTGCAAGAGTAATAAATTCAGATAGATACCAGTATACAGAAAGTGATATTTTCTTGATGGAACATATGGAGGGAAAAGAAGCTGTTTTTGATGTATTTTTCAGAAAAACAGAGGATGGAGGATTTGCTGTAGTTTCTGGAGTACAGGAAGTGATTAATCTTATAGAAATTTTGAACAGTACAAGTGAAGAAGAAAAAAGAATGTATTTTTCAAAACTTATCCATGAAGAACAGTTAGTTGAATATCTTTCAAAAATAAAATTTACTGGAGATATCTATGCTATGAGAGATGGAGAAATAGCATATCCAAATGAACCTGTTATTACTGTGAAAGCTCCATTAATAGAAGCAAAAATATTAGAAACACCTATATTAAATATAATGAATATGCAGATGGCAATAGCTACAAAAGCTTCAAGAGTTACAAGAGCAGCATATCCTGTACAGGTTTCATCTTTTGGAAGCAGAAGAGCTCATGGATTTGACAGTGCAGTTGCTGGAAATAAAGCAGCAATCATTGGTGGATGTGTAAGTCATTCCAATCTTGTGACAGAGTATAAATATGGAGTGCCAAGTATAGGAACTATGGCTCACTCCTATATTCAGACTTTTGGAGTGGGAAGCCATGCTGAAAGAATAGCTTTTGATACATTTATAAAACATAGAAGAAATAGAAAATCAAATGCTCTTATTCTTCTTATAGATACATATAATACTATTGGAATAGGAATAAGAAATGCAATTGATTCGTTCAAAGCTTGTGGAATAGATGATAATTATCCTGGAGTATATGGAATAAGAATAGATTCAGGGGATCTTGCTTATCTTTCTAAAAAATGCAGAGCTATGCTGGATGAAGCAGGACTTACAAAGGCAAAAATATTCCTTACTAATTCATTGAATGAAGAACTTATCAGATCATTGAGAGAGCAGGGAGTATGTGCAGATACTTATGGAGTAGGAGATGAAATTGCTGTAAGTAAATCTAATCCTTGCTTCGGAGGAGTATATAAAATAGTTGAAATAGACAATGAACCAGTAATAAAATTATCAGAGGACATTATAAAAATATCTAATCCTGGATTTAAGGAAGTATATAGAATATATGACAAAGATGGATTAGCTTATGCTGATTTAGTAACTCTTGTAAAGAATGACAGTGATAAAGAAAAATTAATAAATGGGAAAGATATTACTATCAGAGATGAGAAGTATGATTTTAAATTTAGTGATTTAAAAGAGGGCGCATATAGTGTGAAAAAACTTACTAGAACATATGTAAAAGATGGAGAAGTTGTTGCAGATGAATATGAAAAATTATTTGATGTATTAGGTTCTCAAAAATATTATCTGGAAAGTTTAGAGAAAATATCAGCAGAAAGAAAGAGATTGGAAAATCCTCATAAATATAAAGTGGACCTTTCTGAAAATTTAATAAAATTAAAATATGATATGATAAAAACTATACAATCTGAAATATTAAAAGATGACTCTCGTAAAAAATAA
- the mgsA gene encoding methylglyoxal synthase, whose product MERIALIAHDNMKDEIVTFVKENLDFFKDFELVATGTTGKRIAEATGLNIHRYQSGPIGGDQQIGADIALNKIKAVFFLRDPLTAQPHEPDISALIRLADVHKIPIATNLSTARLLVTALKK is encoded by the coding sequence ATGGAAAGAATCGCTCTTATAGCTCATGACAACATGAAAGATGAAATAGTTACTTTTGTAAAAGAAAATCTTGATTTCTTTAAAGATTTTGAATTAGTAGCTACTGGAACAACGGGGAAAAGAATAGCAGAAGCAACTGGACTAAATATCCATAGATACCAATCTGGACCAATAGGTGGAGATCAACAGATTGGAGCCGATATTGCTCTCAACAAAATCAAAGCTGTATTCTTTTTAAGAGATCCTCTTACTGCCCAGCCTCATGAACCTGATATTTCTGCTCTTATCAGACTGGCTGATGTACATAAAATCCCAATTGCTACTAATCTTTCTACTGCTCGTTTATTAGTGACAGCTTTAAAAAAATAG
- a CDS encoding phosphatidylserine decarboxylase encodes MEFSKIRYIERKTGEVLVEKVPGEKYLKFLYYNPLGELPLNMIVRKKFLTEYYGKKMDSRESCKKIPSFIEEAEINIEEAKKSVEEFTSFNDFFYRELKDGRRPINKDENVLVSPADGKIMVFDNLSDKDKLFVKGDKFTLEEFFGSKELAQKYEGGVFLIVRLAPVDYHRFHFPSDGKISKSQLIDGYYYSVSTLAIKKNFRIFCENKREYSILETEKFGDIAMFEVGATMVGGIKQTYIPDSNIKKGEEKGYFFFGGSTCILVFEKGKIQIDKDLLENTKNGIETKVYMGEQIGISNKR; translated from the coding sequence ATGGAATTTAGTAAAATAAGATATATAGAGAGAAAAACAGGAGAGGTTCTTGTGGAAAAAGTGCCAGGAGAAAAGTATTTGAAATTTTTATATTATAACCCTCTTGGAGAACTTCCTTTAAATATGATAGTAAGAAAAAAGTTTCTTACAGAATATTATGGAAAAAAAATGGACAGCAGAGAATCTTGTAAGAAAATACCATCTTTTATAGAAGAAGCTGAAATAAACATAGAGGAAGCAAAAAAGTCTGTAGAGGAATTCACTTCATTTAATGATTTTTTCTACAGAGAGTTAAAAGATGGAAGAAGACCTATAAATAAAGATGAAAATGTACTTGTTTCGCCAGCAGATGGAAAAATAATGGTATTTGATAATCTAAGTGATAAAGATAAGCTTTTTGTAAAAGGGGATAAATTTACTTTGGAAGAATTTTTTGGAAGTAAAGAATTAGCTCAGAAATATGAAGGAGGAGTTTTTCTTATAGTAAGATTAGCTCCAGTAGATTATCACAGGTTCCATTTCCCTTCTGATGGAAAAATAAGTAAAAGTCAATTAATAGATGGATACTATTATTCAGTTTCAACTCTTGCTATAAAAAAGAATTTTAGAATATTCTGTGAAAATAAAAGAGAGTATTCTATACTTGAAACAGAAAAATTTGGAGATATAGCTATGTTTGAAGTTGGAGCTACTATGGTAGGAGGAATCAAACAGACGTATATTCCAGATTCAAATATAAAAAAAGGAGAAGAAAAGGGCTATTTCTTCTTTGGAGGGTCTACTTGTATACTGGTTTTTGAAAAGGGGAAAATACAGATTGATAAAGATTTGCTTGAAAATACTAAAAATGGAATTGAAACGAAGGTATATATGGGAGAACAAATTGGGATTTCCAATAAAAGATAG